From Bradyrhizobium symbiodeficiens, the proteins below share one genomic window:
- a CDS encoding glycosyltransferase family 2 protein → MPLVSIITPSWNVEGLIEETIHSVQNQTFADWELLIADDCSTDRTPAIIAGIGERDPRVKLIRMPKNGGPALARQASIDAAQGRYLAFLDSDDLWLPEKLERQLAFARARQAALSYTAFRRINETNTVTGRLIEVPASLTYGQLLENTAIATLTAMVDREIAGPIAMKNEGYDDFCLWLSILKRGHTAYGLNEDLARYRVRGSSVSSRPARSAKWVWRIYRDVEHLSPIRSAWCFAHWSTRAWLKRREF, encoded by the coding sequence ATGCCGCTCGTCTCGATCATCACGCCGTCCTGGAATGTCGAAGGCCTGATCGAGGAGACGATCCACTCGGTGCAGAACCAGACCTTCGCCGATTGGGAGCTCCTGATCGCGGACGACTGCTCGACCGACCGGACGCCGGCGATCATCGCCGGCATCGGCGAGCGCGACCCGCGCGTCAAGCTGATCCGGATGCCGAAGAACGGCGGGCCGGCGCTAGCGCGCCAGGCGTCGATCGACGCAGCGCAGGGCCGCTATCTCGCCTTCCTCGACAGCGACGATCTGTGGCTGCCCGAGAAGCTGGAGCGGCAGCTTGCCTTCGCGAGGGCAAGGCAGGCCGCCCTCAGCTACACCGCCTTCCGCCGCATCAACGAGACCAACACCGTCACCGGACGGCTGATCGAGGTGCCGGCCTCGCTCACCTATGGCCAGCTCCTGGAGAACACCGCGATCGCGACGCTGACCGCAATGGTCGACCGCGAGATCGCCGGCCCCATCGCGATGAAGAACGAGGGCTACGATGATTTCTGTCTATGGCTCTCGATCCTCAAGCGCGGTCACACCGCTTACGGCCTCAACGAGGATCTCGCGCGCTATCGCGTCAGGGGCTCCTCGGTCTCCAGCCGGCCGGCACGTTCGGCCAAATGGGTCTGGCGGATCTACCGCGATGTCGAGCACCTCTCCCCGATCAGGTCGGCCTGGTGTTTTGCCCACTGGTCTACGCGGGCCTGGCTGAAACGGCGGGAGTTCTAA
- a CDS encoding DUF6056 family protein, with protein MYNQGVIPLAARPHADRRSWIGWTLCSLFPAIFLLCLFALTSLSAPEHDDFCFAELYVRHGFVHTVSIFYHTQSGRILALWLTQLPPAISAATGVSLLSAYSLTMAASAALFLAATALAMVRAWPRTAALQLVFLTLAFASAVVSAAPSVRDLLYWLSAVTCYVPPALITILILGECVRALDGESGFSWPLSLAMALGGFAAALCNEFTGAWLLLIVSASLGARHLLGQQRQIAQHLLIATAIAIGWIIVVSAGGNSTRMEQLPNGGHVTWSVVQALVDSLAGLGRFLREPAVVAWLAAVGLIALAEPQATQPAPQRGKMLALGTIAICLACCYFEYFAHRYATGMRLIERAQNQALILLLFGSTLGVRLVVGAYSRQLRERFAAGAFRGLLGPVGMPASLALLTIVSLSLSSTAFQLRAQWQDLYPYWRESADRHALLTTSPEPVVVLPRHKWTPSLLMTADVTANADRLPNDCIARYYHKSAVYGADTPR; from the coding sequence GTGTACAATCAAGGTGTTATTCCACTGGCAGCGCGTCCCCACGCCGATCGCCGGTCCTGGATCGGCTGGACGCTGTGCAGCCTGTTTCCTGCAATTTTTCTGTTGTGTCTGTTTGCACTCACGTCGCTTAGCGCGCCTGAACATGACGACTTCTGCTTCGCGGAACTGTATGTGCGTCACGGCTTCGTCCACACCGTGTCGATCTTCTATCATACGCAGTCGGGCCGGATCCTGGCATTGTGGCTGACTCAGCTTCCGCCGGCGATATCGGCCGCGACGGGTGTCAGCTTGCTGTCTGCCTATTCACTGACGATGGCTGCGAGCGCGGCGTTGTTCCTGGCCGCCACGGCCCTCGCCATGGTCCGGGCCTGGCCCCGCACTGCCGCCCTCCAGTTGGTTTTCCTCACGCTCGCATTCGCGAGCGCCGTGGTCAGTGCCGCACCGAGCGTGCGCGATCTGCTGTACTGGCTCTCGGCCGTGACCTGTTACGTCCCGCCGGCCTTGATCACCATCCTGATCCTCGGGGAGTGCGTTCGGGCGCTTGACGGGGAATCCGGCTTCTCGTGGCCGCTCAGCCTCGCGATGGCCCTGGGCGGCTTCGCTGCTGCGCTGTGCAACGAATTTACCGGGGCATGGCTGCTGCTGATCGTGTCGGCCTCGCTGGGCGCGCGCCATCTCCTCGGCCAACAGCGCCAGATCGCGCAGCACCTCCTGATCGCGACCGCCATTGCAATCGGATGGATCATTGTTGTCTCGGCCGGCGGCAACAGCACGCGCATGGAGCAACTCCCGAACGGCGGGCATGTGACGTGGTCGGTTGTTCAAGCACTGGTCGATTCGCTCGCCGGTCTCGGCCGCTTCCTTAGAGAACCTGCCGTCGTCGCCTGGCTCGCCGCCGTCGGCCTGATCGCACTGGCCGAACCTCAAGCGACGCAACCAGCGCCGCAAAGAGGCAAGATGCTGGCTCTCGGCACGATCGCGATCTGCCTGGCGTGCTGTTACTTCGAGTATTTCGCTCATCGATATGCGACGGGCATGCGGCTGATCGAGCGGGCGCAGAACCAGGCGCTCATCCTGCTGCTGTTCGGATCGACTCTGGGCGTCAGGCTGGTCGTCGGTGCCTACAGCCGGCAATTGCGCGAACGGTTTGCGGCGGGCGCGTTTCGTGGCCTGCTCGGTCCGGTCGGGATGCCCGCGAGCCTGGCGCTGCTCACGATCGTCTCGCTCAGCCTGAGCTCAACGGCGTTCCAGCTGCGCGCGCAATGGCAGGACCTGTATCCCTATTGGCGGGAGAGCGCCGATCGGCATGCCCTCCTGACGACGAGCCCCGAACCGGTTGTCGTGCTTCCCCGGCACAAATGGACGCCGTCTCTGCTGATGACCGCCGATGTGACGGCCAACGCCGACAGATTGCCGAACGACTGCATCGCCAGATACTACCACAAATCCGCCGTCTACGGCGCCGACACGCCGCGATGA
- a CDS encoding glycosyltransferase family 2 protein, which translates to MKTISVITPCYNEELNVRDCYEAIRKIFDGELQGYQREHIFCDNASDDRTMEILREIAARDPAVKIIVNARNFGPLRNTYNGVMASRGDAVLLFMPADLQDPPELLPEFVKLWEAGYEIVYGIRAAREESRLMRGLRNTYYRVLTRFSELKVPPGVGDFQLVDRRVVEAMRHVRDAYPFMRMMTFECGGRMVGVPYTWRERKKGFSKNRASALIDQGLNGLVSFTTAPVRFGLLAGFLISAVSIAYAIVNFIIGLVLYQKLAEPGILTLIVAMFFFGGVQLFFMGMIGEYVLAIYGQVREKPVVFERERVNFDPLSPPGP; encoded by the coding sequence GTGAAAACAATCAGCGTCATCACGCCCTGTTACAATGAAGAGCTCAACGTCAGGGATTGCTACGAGGCAATCCGGAAGATCTTCGACGGCGAGCTCCAGGGCTATCAGCGCGAGCACATCTTCTGCGACAACGCCTCCGACGATCGCACCATGGAGATCCTGCGCGAGATCGCAGCGCGGGACCCGGCGGTAAAGATCATCGTCAATGCGCGCAACTTCGGACCGCTCCGCAACACCTACAACGGCGTGATGGCCTCGCGCGGCGACGCCGTCCTGCTGTTCATGCCGGCGGACCTTCAGGATCCACCCGAATTGCTTCCTGAATTCGTCAAGCTGTGGGAAGCCGGCTACGAGATCGTCTATGGGATCCGCGCCGCGCGCGAGGAAAGCCGTCTGATGCGCGGGCTCCGCAACACTTACTACCGCGTGCTGACCCGGTTCTCCGAGCTCAAGGTGCCTCCAGGAGTCGGTGACTTCCAACTTGTCGACAGGCGTGTTGTCGAGGCCATGCGTCACGTCCGTGACGCCTATCCGTTCATGCGAATGATGACGTTCGAATGCGGCGGTCGCATGGTCGGCGTGCCCTACACCTGGCGCGAGCGCAAGAAGGGATTTTCCAAGAACCGCGCCAGCGCGCTGATCGATCAGGGCCTCAACGGGCTGGTGTCCTTCACCACCGCGCCAGTCCGATTCGGCCTGCTCGCGGGCTTTCTGATCTCGGCCGTGAGCATCGCATACGCGATCGTCAACTTCATCATCGGCCTGGTACTTTATCAGAAGCTCGCCGAACCCGGCATCCTCACACTGATCGTCGCCATGTTCTTCTTCGGTGGCGTACAGCTGTTCTTCATGGGCATGATCGGCGAGTACGTTCTCGCGATCTACGGACAGGTGCGCGAGAAGCCAGTAGTCTTCGAGCGCGAGCGCGTCAATTTCGACCCCTTATCGCCGCCCGGCCCGTGA
- a CDS encoding transketolase family protein: protein MRTTFIESLSQAASENPDVWLLCGDLGYSVLEPFAAKFPDRYLNVGVAEQNMAGIAAGIALSGKTVFIYSIGNFPTLRCLEQLRNDVCYHGADVKVVAVGAGYAYGSQGYTHHALEDAGIMSMLPGIEVFVPCDPMEVRAATRLIATSGRPSYLRLSRQGEPNLGAAVTDLRKPRVLRDGRDVVILASGPIASRALEAAGELAGRGRAVGVVSVSCLKPLDEAAIRDAVRDASLVVTLEEHILRGGLFSLVAGLFAGDPRRPPVTGLGIPEQGGKTSSAGSREALLDAAGLSAQAIVARIEQSLAKC, encoded by the coding sequence ATGAGGACGACGTTCATCGAGAGCCTGTCGCAGGCCGCAAGCGAAAATCCCGACGTCTGGCTGCTCTGCGGCGATCTCGGCTACTCCGTGCTGGAGCCTTTCGCGGCGAAGTTTCCCGATCGCTATCTCAATGTCGGCGTTGCCGAGCAGAACATGGCGGGGATCGCCGCCGGAATTGCGCTGTCGGGCAAGACCGTCTTCATCTACTCGATCGGCAATTTCCCCACGTTGCGCTGCCTCGAGCAACTTCGCAACGACGTCTGCTACCACGGTGCTGACGTCAAGGTCGTGGCGGTGGGCGCAGGCTATGCCTATGGCAGCCAGGGCTACACCCACCACGCGCTGGAGGATGCGGGGATCATGTCGATGCTGCCGGGCATCGAGGTGTTCGTGCCGTGCGATCCCATGGAGGTACGGGCTGCAACGCGTCTGATCGCAACCAGCGGCAGGCCGTCTTACTTGCGGCTCAGCCGTCAGGGGGAGCCGAATCTCGGCGCCGCCGTGACCGATCTGCGCAAGCCCAGGGTTTTGCGTGACGGACGGGATGTCGTCATCCTCGCGTCGGGGCCGATTGCCTCCCGCGCGCTGGAGGCCGCCGGCGAACTCGCCGGGCGGGGCCGTGCCGTCGGTGTCGTCAGCGTCTCCTGCCTGAAGCCGCTCGACGAAGCCGCGATCCGCGACGCCGTGCGCGACGCCTCGCTCGTCGTGACGCTCGAAGAGCACATCTTGCGCGGCGGCTTGTTCAGCCTGGTAGCTGGCCTATTCGCCGGCGATCCGCGGCGACCGCCGGTCACAGGCCTCGGCATTCCGGAGCAGGGTGGCAAGACCTCGAGCGCGGGGTCGCGCGAGGCGCTGCTCGATGCCGCCGGTCTCTCGGCTCAGGCGATCGTCGCGCGAATAGAGCAATCGCTGGCGAAGTGCTGA
- a CDS encoding transketolase, translated as MVHAAKASHIGGCLSMADILAVLYTRILRVDPAEPQSPSRDRFVLSKGHATAIMYATLAECGFFSLTELDSYCRDGSIFTGHVSHAVPGVEVSTGSLGHGLPIAIGMALAARHAGAGSRVFCLLSDGECDEGSNWEGILFAPHHKLDNLCVIVDFNKIQSFGSVAEVLNLDPFAEKWQAFGWQVEEIDGHDLAALERVLSGVPAASGRPTVVIAHTVKGKGVSFMENKLEWHYRSPSDELLAQALAEVGA; from the coding sequence ATGGTGCATGCCGCGAAGGCGTCCCATATCGGCGGCTGCCTCTCGATGGCGGACATCCTGGCGGTGCTCTACACGCGGATCCTGCGCGTCGATCCCGCTGAGCCGCAAAGCCCGAGCCGCGACCGCTTCGTGCTCAGCAAGGGCCACGCCACGGCGATCATGTACGCAACGCTTGCCGAATGCGGTTTCTTTTCCCTCACCGAGCTCGACTCCTATTGCCGCGACGGGTCGATCTTCACCGGGCATGTCAGCCACGCCGTGCCCGGCGTCGAGGTTTCGACCGGCTCGCTCGGCCATGGCCTGCCGATCGCGATCGGCATGGCGCTGGCCGCACGCCATGCAGGCGCAGGCAGTCGCGTGTTCTGCCTGCTCAGCGACGGTGAATGCGACGAGGGCTCGAACTGGGAGGGCATCCTGTTCGCGCCGCATCACAAGCTCGACAATCTCTGCGTCATCGTCGACTTCAACAAGATCCAGAGTTTCGGCTCGGTCGCCGAGGTGTTGAACCTGGATCCGTTTGCCGAGAAATGGCAAGCGTTCGGCTGGCAGGTCGAGGAGATCGACGGCCACGACCTCGCTGCGCTCGAGCGTGTGCTGAGCGGCGTGCCGGCCGCATCGGGCCGGCCGACCGTCGTGATCGCCCACACCGTCAAGGGCAAAGGCGTGAGCTTCATGGAGAACAAGCTCGAATGGCATTATCGCTCGCCATCGGATGAGCTGCTCGCGCAGGCGCTGGCCGAGGTCGGCGCATGA
- a CDS encoding NAD-dependent epimerase/dehydratase family protein, giving the protein MRVFATGASGFLGSYLVADLVARGHEVAVQLRPASSYWRLAQLHDRLHVIPGSLEHPDGLRGALGAFAPEAVVHMAWRGVAGSDRNSPVQAVNVADTVGLAEIAAEAGARIFVGAGSQAEYGPYDRAIREDDVPRPTTLYGMAKLAAGSMAMRLCEERGLRAAWLRIFSTYGPKDADHWLIPSTIRNLRSGHHMALTACEQRWGFLHARDAASAFRLAITHEAASGIFNVGSADAPPLRETVTRLRDLVDPGAALGFGELAYRPDQVMVLAADVSRMLALGWKPEVPLDEGLRETVEWHDATKSS; this is encoded by the coding sequence ATGCGTGTTTTTGCCACCGGTGCGAGCGGTTTTCTGGGCTCCTATCTCGTTGCGGACCTCGTGGCGCGGGGGCACGAGGTGGCCGTCCAGCTGCGGCCGGCAAGTTCCTATTGGCGCCTCGCGCAGCTCCATGACCGGCTGCACGTGATCCCGGGCAGTCTGGAGCATCCGGATGGGCTGCGCGGAGCGCTGGGGGCGTTCGCGCCGGAGGCGGTCGTGCACATGGCCTGGCGTGGTGTCGCAGGCAGCGATCGCAACAGCCCGGTCCAGGCCGTCAACGTGGCCGACACGGTGGGCCTCGCCGAGATCGCGGCCGAAGCCGGCGCCAGGATCTTCGTCGGAGCCGGATCGCAGGCGGAGTACGGCCCCTATGATCGCGCGATCCGGGAGGACGACGTGCCACGGCCGACGACGTTATACGGCATGGCCAAGCTCGCGGCCGGATCGATGGCGATGCGCCTGTGCGAGGAGCGGGGCCTGCGTGCCGCCTGGCTCAGGATTTTCTCGACCTACGGCCCGAAAGATGCCGATCATTGGCTGATTCCGAGCACGATCCGGAACTTGCGCTCCGGCCACCATATGGCGCTGACGGCCTGCGAGCAGCGCTGGGGATTTCTGCACGCGCGCGATGCCGCGAGCGCTTTCCGGCTGGCGATCACGCACGAAGCGGCGAGCGGCATCTTCAATGTCGGCAGCGCCGACGCCCCGCCGTTGCGCGAGACGGTGACGCGGTTGCGCGATCTCGTAGACCCCGGCGCCGCTCTCGGCTTCGGCGAGTTGGCGTATCGGCCCGATCAGGTTATGGTCCTGGCCGCGGACGTTTCGCGCATGCTTGCCTTGGGCTGGAAGCCCGAAGTGCCGTTGGATGAGGGACTACGCGAGACGGTAGAGTGGCATGACGCGACAAAATCTTCCTGA
- a CDS encoding sulfotransferase family protein: MNDFRLAMVSAGFEHGGNVTHRHFDGHPDLLVYPFESQLGNRNFNDFLASVERVQYRYPEFPEGLTATELYEQMIDEELKTFLRKRNGSKFRDADCVMDEKKRVAEFARIVGEPPIFRRQVIEAFFRATFAAWENYYVKPRPGMVHVGYSPAIGIDADRMVRDFPNVRILHIVRNPFSAYRDTKRRPFPQPLTKYLITWNIYHSTVEMFAKMYPENVRIFRYEDLVDDKRKFMTEAAGFIGVPFADSMLYPSWNGVEIKDSIAPWGTVLKSTKDYNQAVIQELSDQERKQIAQGTAALARHFGYDRIDYLSPLYRAE, encoded by the coding sequence ATGAATGACTTCCGGCTGGCCATGGTTTCCGCAGGCTTCGAGCACGGCGGAAACGTCACCCATCGTCACTTCGACGGCCATCCCGACCTGCTCGTCTATCCCTTTGAATCTCAGCTCGGCAACCGCAACTTCAACGACTTCCTCGCCTCGGTCGAGCGCGTCCAGTACCGCTATCCCGAATTCCCGGAGGGGCTGACGGCTACCGAGCTCTATGAGCAGATGATCGACGAGGAGTTGAAGACCTTCCTGCGCAAGCGCAACGGCTCCAAGTTCCGCGATGCGGACTGCGTGATGGACGAGAAGAAGCGGGTCGCCGAGTTTGCCCGCATCGTCGGCGAGCCGCCGATCTTCCGCCGCCAGGTGATCGAAGCCTTCTTCCGCGCGACCTTCGCAGCCTGGGAGAACTATTACGTCAAGCCGCGGCCGGGCATGGTCCATGTCGGCTACTCGCCCGCCATCGGGATCGATGCCGATCGCATGGTGCGCGACTTTCCCAACGTCCGCATCCTGCACATCGTGCGTAATCCGTTCTCGGCTTACCGCGACACCAAGCGCCGCCCGTTCCCGCAGCCGCTGACCAAATACCTGATCACCTGGAACATCTATCACTCGACGGTCGAGATGTTTGCCAAAATGTATCCCGAGAACGTGCGGATCTTCCGTTACGAGGACCTCGTCGACGACAAGCGCAAGTTCATGACCGAGGCGGCCGGATTCATCGGCGTGCCGTTCGCCGACTCCATGCTTTATCCGAGCTGGAACGGCGTCGAGATCAAGGATTCCATCGCACCTTGGGGAACCGTGCTCAAGAGCACCAAGGACTACAACCAGGCCGTGATCCAGGAGCTCTCGGACCAGGAGCGCAAGCAGATTGCACAGGGCACCGCCGCACTCGCCCGTCATTTCGGTTACGACCGGATCGACTATCTGAGCCCGCTCTATCGTGCTGAGTAA
- a CDS encoding phosphotransferase family protein, giving the protein MLSKIAFFETDDRPDIAADRARLLPALRRHLQSLGRDATVAPAPGGTLGACYDADISGEKRFLKTHLPGARARANLAKEADILEQLHGNTVVLERFEIPLANGAARLCLMMPALVPQAAPMPPADAAAMASACSERLKDWQPDGLASFDHYLASAAGALETLSSRGLLDRAGATEVRRLIALLGDGLADLPEALCHGDFGPKNIMLQGGVRRVIDWEDAFRGIAGYDYLYWLTFMENRPFLQEAAFGRTGLSPDVERAILVLVVLLKSYLAVLSGEHLQHAMSAEDRIAEILDLPV; this is encoded by the coding sequence GTGCTGAGTAAGATCGCGTTCTTCGAGACCGACGACCGCCCCGACATCGCCGCCGATCGCGCGCGCCTCCTGCCCGCGCTGCGACGGCATCTGCAATCCCTGGGCCGCGACGCCACCGTCGCGCCGGCGCCCGGCGGTACCCTCGGTGCCTGCTACGATGCGGATATCTCCGGCGAGAAGCGGTTTCTGAAGACCCATCTGCCGGGGGCGCGTGCGCGCGCCAACCTCGCCAAGGAAGCCGACATCCTCGAGCAACTCCATGGCAACACGGTCGTGCTCGAACGATTCGAGATCCCGCTCGCGAATGGAGCGGCGCGGCTCTGCCTCATGATGCCCGCGCTGGTGCCACAGGCCGCCCCGATGCCCCCCGCTGATGCCGCCGCAATGGCATCCGCGTGCAGTGAGCGGCTCAAGGACTGGCAGCCGGATGGGCTTGCCTCGTTCGATCACTATCTGGCGTCCGCCGCAGGGGCACTGGAGACGCTTTCGAGCCGCGGCCTGCTGGATCGGGCCGGCGCGACCGAGGTGCGCAGGCTGATTGCGCTGCTCGGGGATGGTCTGGCGGATTTGCCCGAGGCGCTCTGTCACGGCGATTTCGGGCCCAAGAACATCATGCTCCAGGGCGGCGTGCGGCGCGTCATCGACTGGGAAGATGCATTCCGGGGCATCGCCGGCTACGACTACCTCTACTGGCTGACCTTCATGGAGAACCGGCCGTTCCTGCAAGAGGCCGCCTTCGGCCGAACCGGTCTTTCGCCCGACGTCGAGCGCGCCATCCTCGTGCTCGTCGTCCTGCTCAAATCCTATCTGGCGGTCTTGTCGGGCGAGCACCTGCAGCACGCGATGTCGGCAGAGGACCGCATTGCCGAGATCCTGGATCTGCCGGTCTGA